The nucleotide window ATGATTCAACAAAGGTATCCATGGTATCGGTCTCACGCCGGGCTGCTTTTCCACAAAGAGGACAACTGGTCTCAACAAAATCCGGCATCACCGCCAGGGGTGAGCCACCTGAAACACTAAGATCCACCTTCTCCGGCAATACCACCGGCAGATCAGCTGCCGGAACCGGCACAGTACCGCAATGATCACAGTAGATAACGGGAATCGGCGTTCCCCAGTACCGCTGGCGGGAAATACCCCAATCACGCAAACGATAGGTGATAGTTTTTTCACCTTTACCCTGTTCCTCCAGGTAGGCGGCAATCTCTTCCAGGGCTTCCTGATTATCCAGGCCATCAAAAGGCCCGGAATTTACCAGTTTGCCGGAACCGGTGTATGCTTCCACCATTGTTTCAGGATCCAGATTTTCTCCATCCGGTTGAATCACGACAATAATCGGCAAGCCATACATCCGGGAAAATTCGAAATCCCGCTGATCATGGGCCGGCACCGCCATAACCGCTCCGGTACCATACTCCAGCAAGACAAAATTCGCCAGGTAAATGGGCATCTTCCGGCCGGTTACCGGATTAAGGCAGTAGCGGCCGGTAAAGACTCCTTCCTTCTCCTGGGTGCCAACATCACGATTGTCTTGCTGCGCCTGACGCCAGCGCCGGATAAACGCTTCCACCTCGGGTTCCTGACCCGTCCCAGCCACCAGTTCAGAAACCAGTGGATGCTCAGGAGCCAGACTCATAAACGTCGCCCCGTACAAAGTATCCTGGCGGGTGGTAAACACCGTAATAGTTTTATCACTGCCAACCAGAGGGAAAACAATATTGGCCCCGGTACTTTTACCAATCCAGTTTTTTTGCATGGTGGTCACCCGCTCGGGCCATCCCGGCAGGCTGTCACACCCGGCCAGCAATTCTTCCGCGTAATCGGTAATCCGGAAAAACCACTGACTTAATTCACGCGTTTCAACTTCCTGGCTGCAGCGCCAGCACAGACCGGCTTCAACCTGTTCATTGGCCAGCACCGTCTGACAGTGTTCACACCAGTTAACCGAGGATTTTTTCTTGTAAACCAGACCTTTTTCATACATCTGGAGAAAAAAGAGCTGCTCCCAGCGATAATATGATGGATCACAGGTTGCCAGTTCACGACTCCAGTCATAGCTGAATCCCATCCGTTTGAGTTGCTGACGCATGGATTCAATATTATCCCTGGTCCAGGCAGCCGGATGGACTTTACGTTCTATGGCCGCATTCTCCGCCGGCATCCCAAAGGCATCCCAACCCATGGGATGAAGAACATTACGACCTCTCATCCGCTGATAACGGGCCACCACATCGCCAATGGAATAATTGCGCACATGGCCCATATGGATTTTCCCGGACGGATAGGGAAACATCTCCAGCAGATAGTATTTTTCACCCTCACCGTCAGCAGCCGCAAAGGTATTTTCCCGCTCCCAGTGCGCCTGCCACTTTAATTCAACTTTTTGCGGATTATATTGCGATTCCATCATGTAGCTCTGTAGCTCTCAATACATGCTTTTTACGGTATAAGGAAAACACCTTACACCTTTCCCTTATCTCCCCTGTCGCTTTTCCAGCTTTTCCTGTTCTTCTTTACAGGTAATGCACAAGGGCGCCACCGGTCTGGCTTCCAAACGCCCTAAAGAGATTTCCTCGCCACAAGCATCACAGATGCCATAAGTTCCATTCTCAATTTTTTTCAGAGATTCGTCTATTTTTTTAATCAGGTGGGTTTCCCGGCCCCGAATACGGAAAAGAAAGTTATTATCCACTTCCACGGAAGCCGCATCTGCTTCATCCATAAGATCTTCCCGGTTAGTGTAAATATCACCTCGTTTCAGTTGATCAACCTTTTCAACAATCTTCTTTTTCTCAGCCAGCAGCAGCTGTTTGAAGTGATCCAGTTGCTCTTGCGTCAGCATCTTAATCCTCCTTCTCCAATAAATCCTGCATAGCGTCAAAACCAAGCACCTGCAGGAAGACATTTCATACCTAAGTAAAACTTGTAAGGCCATTAAAATGATGGCGGAGTGTATACTAATTCAGGCAGCAAATCAACAAAAAGTTATGATCAGCTCACGAGAAAATAACAGATTGAAGCACTATTTAAGGCTGTCTTGAAAAATGAGAATTTTTGTTTGAGAACAAGGCAGGCGAACATTATAACCACAGGAATATATTACATATTTTGAGGATTATAATGTGAGCCTAACGCGGTAATCGAGCAAAAAGGCCATTTTTCAAGGTAGCCTTAAGCCTACTCAGCCAGGGCGATACACATGGCCTGGGTAATCTGCTCAATTTCACTGTCACTGGCAATATAGGGAGGCATGGTATAAAGCAGGTGACCGAAGGGACGCAACCAGACCCCCTGTGTCATCAGCTGATCCTGGATTTTTTGCACCTGAACCGGTTCATGGGTCTCGATAACACCAATTGCTCCCAGAACCCTGACATCCTTAACCCCTTCCAGAGAACGGCATGGGGACAACCCACGTTCCAGCAGCGCCTCAGTTTCGGCAATACGCTGTTCCCACGGATATGATTCCAGCAGGCCGATATTGGCCAGAGCAACGGAACATGCCAGGGGATTGGCCATAAATGTTGGCCCGTGCATCAGCATTTTCAGTCCCCTGGTGGAAATCACTTTGCTGATTTTCTCATTGGTCAAGGTAGCAGCAAAACTCATATAACCACCGGTAATCGCCTTGCCGACACAGAGGATATCAGGTGATATCCCGGCATGTTCACAGGCAAAAAGTTTGCCGGTACGACCAAATCCGGTGGCAATTTCATCGGCAATCAGCAGCAGATCATATTCATCACACAAGATTCTTACCTGCCGGAGAAATTCCGGGCAATAAAAACGCATGCCACCGGCACCCTGAACAATAGGTTCAAGGATCAGGGCCGCAATTTCATGACTATGAGCTGCCATAATATTTTTGATTTCTTCAATATCATGGCCATCCCAGGCAGAATCATCCCGACACTTCGGGGCCGGCGCGAAAAACTGCGGCATGATCACCTCGCTAAACAAATGATGCATGCCATTAACCGGATCGCAGACGGACATGGTACCAAAGGTATCGCCATGATAGCCATTGCGGATGGTCAGCAAACGCTTCTTGCGGCCATGTCCCAGAGAAAGCCAGTACTGGAGCGCCATTTTAATCGCCACTTCAACCGCTACCGACCCGGAATCACAAAAGAATACCCGAGACAATCCCGGCGGGGTGATGGCCGCCAGTTTTTCGGCCAGTAGAATGGCCGGTTCATGGGTCAGCCCGCCAAACATGACGTGGGCCATTTTATCCAACTGATCTTTTAACGCCTGGTTCAAAACCGGATGATTATAACCATGAATCACCGCCCACCATGATGACATCCCGTCAATCACTTCACGACCGTCATCCAGTTGCAGCCGGGTACCTTTAGCCGACTTCACCAGGTGCGGTGCAATGGAAGACGGTGCAGGTGAATAGGGATGCCAGATATATGCATCGTCCATGGAAAGCAGATCCCCGGATTTTTTCAAAGGTGGCATAAAGGCCTCCAAAGTTTGGATTTATCAAACAGAATGAATTCAAAAAAAACATCTTTTCAGCTACCAGTCAACCAATTTTTTCGCCTGCAAACATCCCACCACTGAAAAAAACACCGGTCAAAACCTATTTTCCAACCTGCCGACATCGCTCTTATCACCTTATTTTTCCTTGTTTTCCAACCCTCCTTCTGTTATACACAGGCGTCAATTATCCTTCATTCAGGCTATCTTAAAAATGGCCTTCAGCATTACTCAGCCAAGGAGTATATCACCGGTGGACCAAAGCAAAAACATGCACAGCATGATGATCGAGTCAATCCGGAAGCTTTTGCACCGGGAAGCCTGGCATAATATCAACAAGATCATCACCAAACTTTATCCGGCTGATATCGCCCACCTGATGAGGTCTCTCAATGATGAGGAACAGCATCTCCTGTTTTCCAGAATCACTGATACTGAAAAGGCGGCTGAAACCATCAGCGAGCTGGATTTTTCTCTGGCTTCCGAGATAATTATCCGCCTGCCGGAAGAACAATCCATCCTGATTTTGAAAGCCATGTCCAATGATGACAAGGCTGATCTCCTGTCCCACCTGCCGGAAGATATTTCCCAGAAACTGCTGGAAAAACTGGGGTTCCAGGAATCCCAGGAGATTGAGACCCTGATCGGCTACGATGATGACACCGCCGGCGGGATCATGACCACCGAGTTTTTTGCCCTGGCGGAAGATTGCAATACTGCTGAAGCCGTGGAAGCAATACGCCATCGCGGGGACAAGGCGGAGACGGTTTTCTATATCTACGTGGTAGATCAGCGGGAACATCTGGTCGGCATTATTTCCCTGCGCCAACTTATCCTGTCCCAACCGGAAGCCACACTGCGTCAGGTCATGAATTCCAACCTGGTCAAAGTAAACATTAACACCGACCAGGAAATCGTCGCCCAACTGGTGGAAAAATACAACCTTCTCGCTATCCCGGTGGTTGATGATGAAAACAAGCTGGTGGGGATTGTCACCGTTGATGATATTATTGATGTTATCCGCGCGGAGACCACTGAAGATATCTTCCGCATGGTGGGAACCGATGCCACGGAAATGGTTTATGCCGACAACATCTGGTTAATCGCCAAAATTCGCCTTCCCTGGCTGTTAACCAACCTGTTGGGCGGCATTGCCACCGGCTACCTGATGTGGCTGTTTAAAGCAACCCTGCACCAGGTTCTGGCCCTGATAACTTTTATTCCGGTCATCACCGGAATGGGGGGAAATGTCGGCACCCAGTCATCATCTATCACCGTCCGCGGACTGGCTACCGGACACATAACCCTTGAAAATGTACGGCGCAGCATCTGGAAAGAGGCCAGGGTAGGAATTGCCATGGGAATAATCTGCGGCCTGGTGGTAGGCCTCATTGCCCTGGCCTGGCACCATGAAACTATTATCGGTCTGGTGGTAGCCATTGCCATGTCTGCATCCATGACCATAGCTGCTGCCATGGGAGCCCTGGTCCCCACGGTTTTTCAACGTTTGAAGATTGATCCGGCCATTGCCTCAGGCCCCTTTGTCACCACCAGCAATGACATTATCGGCATTCTGGTCTATATGGGAACGGCTACCATATCCTTAAGATATCTTTTTTAACCAGCAAAACGGTTTCTTACTTTCCATGCCCATAATTACCGATCAAGGCCTGATTATCAATAAAATTCCCTATGGTGAAAGTGATCTGCTGATTACCTTCTATACCTTGAACCGGGGGAAAATGACCGGCATCGGCAAAGGAGCAAAACGAAGCAGAAAGAGGTTTTCCGGACGTCTGGAACTGTTTTCTCTGGTTCGTTTCACCGGCTTTGCCAAGCCGGGAATCAGCCTGCCCCGTATTGATGAATGTGAACTCCTGGATCCATTCAAGGAAATTCAATATCAACCGGAAGCCTTTTTTTTCGGCTGTTACTTTCTTGAAATCATCAACCGCTGCTGCCCGGAGCTTCAGGCCAACCGGCAGATATTTGCCCTGCTGACTGAATTGTTCGGGTTTTTGACCATGCCGGCCGGCAGAAACTTTGCCTGTCAGATTCGCCTGTTTGAACTACAGATAATTGCCCTGCTTGGCTTTGCTCCCCTGTTAGATTATTGTCTGGGCTGCCGCAACCAGGTAAACCAGGATATGCTCTTTTTCGATCCGGAAGCCGGGGGGCTGATATGCCGGAAATGTCACCACCGCTATCCCCGGGCATTTCCGATCAGCCGCGGGACCATTGCCATTCTCAATAAATTCCTGCAAATCGACAGCAGCTTACGCAAAAAACTGAACTTCACCCCCCGGATCATGGATGAAACAGCCAGACTCTGTCGGAGCCTGCTGCGCTGGCATACCGGCCAGGAGTTCAAAACTCTCAAAT belongs to Pseudomonadota bacterium and includes:
- the bioA gene encoding adenosylmethionine--8-amino-7-oxononanoate transaminase; this encodes MPPLKKSGDLLSMDDAYIWHPYSPAPSSIAPHLVKSAKGTRLQLDDGREVIDGMSSWWAVIHGYNHPVLNQALKDQLDKMAHVMFGGLTHEPAILLAEKLAAITPPGLSRVFFCDSGSVAVEVAIKMALQYWLSLGHGRKKRLLTIRNGYHGDTFGTMSVCDPVNGMHHLFSEVIMPQFFAPAPKCRDDSAWDGHDIEEIKNIMAAHSHEIAALILEPIVQGAGGMRFYCPEFLRQVRILCDEYDLLLIADEIATGFGRTGKLFACEHAGISPDILCVGKAITGGYMSFAATLTNEKISKVISTRGLKMLMHGPTFMANPLACSVALANIGLLESYPWEQRIAETEALLERGLSPCRSLEGVKDVRVLGAIGVIETHEPVQVQKIQDQLMTQGVWLRPFGHLLYTMPPYIASDSEIEQITQAMCIALAE
- the leuS gene encoding leucine--tRNA ligase: MESQYNPQKVELKWQAHWERENTFAAADGEGEKYYLLEMFPYPSGKIHMGHVRNYSIGDVVARYQRMRGRNVLHPMGWDAFGMPAENAAIERKVHPAAWTRDNIESMRQQLKRMGFSYDWSRELATCDPSYYRWEQLFFLQMYEKGLVYKKKSSVNWCEHCQTVLANEQVEAGLCWRCSQEVETRELSQWFFRITDYAEELLAGCDSLPGWPERVTTMQKNWIGKSTGANIVFPLVGSDKTITVFTTRQDTLYGATFMSLAPEHPLVSELVAGTGQEPEVEAFIRRWRQAQQDNRDVGTQEKEGVFTGRYCLNPVTGRKMPIYLANFVLLEYGTGAVMAVPAHDQRDFEFSRMYGLPIIVVIQPDGENLDPETMVEAYTGSGKLVNSGPFDGLDNQEALEEIAAYLEEQGKGEKTITYRLRDWGISRQRYWGTPIPVIYCDHCGTVPVPAADLPVVLPEKVDLSVSGGSPLAVMPDFVETSCPLCGKAARRETDTMDTFVESSWYYIRYACANYNQNPFDKKAASYWLPVDQYIGGIEHAILHLLYSRFFTRVLRDLGYIDFSEPFTHLLTQGMVIKDGAKMSKSKGNVVDPDALIKKYGADTARIFSLFAAPPELDLDWNEQGVEGASRFLHRLWRLMHAVLPMIKDVSPYVGSFGDLSENVQVLRRKTHQTIQKVRKDIEERFHFNTAISAVMELVNTLKPFIDMPDADDQVLRQVIREAVETILVLLAPIVPHITEELWQCLGQKTELAAFRVPDYDPESISTDTIMMVVQVNGKVRDRLSVDAAISREELEPLVMASDKVRKYLAGKPVKKFIFVPKKLVNVVV
- the mgtE gene encoding magnesium transporter, with the translated sequence MDQSKNMHSMMIESIRKLLHREAWHNINKIITKLYPADIAHLMRSLNDEEQHLLFSRITDTEKAAETISELDFSLASEIIIRLPEEQSILILKAMSNDDKADLLSHLPEDISQKLLEKLGFQESQEIETLIGYDDDTAGGIMTTEFFALAEDCNTAEAVEAIRHRGDKAETVFYIYVVDQREHLVGIISLRQLILSQPEATLRQVMNSNLVKVNINTDQEIVAQLVEKYNLLAIPVVDDENKLVGIVTVDDIIDVIRAETTEDIFRMVGTDATEMVYADNIWLIAKIRLPWLLTNLLGGIATGYLMWLFKATLHQVLALITFIPVITGMGGNVGTQSSSITVRGLATGHITLENVRRSIWKEARVGIAMGIICGLVVGLIALAWHHETIIGLVVAIAMSASMTIAAAMGALVPTVFQRLKIDPAIASGPFVTTSNDIIGILVYMGTATISLRYLF
- the dksA gene encoding RNA polymerase-binding protein DksA — encoded protein: MLTQEQLDHFKQLLLAEKKKIVEKVDQLKRGDIYTNREDLMDEADAASVEVDNNFLFRIRGRETHLIKKIDESLKKIENGTYGICDACGEEISLGRLEARPVAPLCITCKEEQEKLEKRQGR
- the recO gene encoding DNA repair protein RecO, producing the protein MPIITDQGLIINKIPYGESDLLITFYTLNRGKMTGIGKGAKRSRKRFSGRLELFSLVRFTGFAKPGISLPRIDECELLDPFKEIQYQPEAFFFGCYFLEIINRCCPELQANRQIFALLTELFGFLTMPAGRNFACQIRLFELQIIALLGFAPLLDYCLGCRNQVNQDMLFFDPEAGGLICRKCHHRYPRAFPISRGTIAILNKFLQIDSSLRKKLNFTPRIMDETARLCRSLLRWHTGQEFKTLKYIENIDQFSQKTVIKPSDSLPKRFNRMS